The Candidatus Neomarinimicrobiota bacterium genome contains the following window.
GGAGTCTGAAGTACAGACAGCCCTCACCACCTGGGTGGGTACTCGTTCGAAATATTTTACTGCCATCCTTATTCCAGAGCGACCTGTTTCCGAGTTTAAGATGACCCGCTATCAAACCGCTGGTGGAAATGAGAGTTCTGAGAAAATATATGATTTTGATGTACGCGACTCTTTTGACCGTCGTACTGCGGTCAGCCATTCCAACTATCGTGTCTATGTTGGTCCCCTGGACTTTGATATCCTCAGGGGTTACCATTTAAGTTTGGGCGGGATGATGAATTGGGGTTGGTTCGGCCTTATTGGCAAGGGTGCCTTGTGGGTCTTTAAATCCCTCTATAAAGTCATTCCTAATTATGGGATTGTTTTAATAATATTTTCTATTCTTGTTAAGCTTCTTCTGGCGCCACTTACGAAGAAGCAGTTTTCTTCAACCCAAAGCATGCAGCAGGCTCAACCCCAAATCACTGCGCTCAAAGAAAAATACAAAGATGATCCCAAGCGTTTGAATGAGGAAACCATGAAGCTTTACAAAGAGCTTGGGGTTAATCCGCTTGGTGGCTGTTTACCGCTTGTCATTCAGATGCCTATTCTGATTGCCATGTTCAATCTGTTTAGAACCACTATTGAGTTGAGGGGCGCTGCCTTCTATGGCCTGGAGTTTTGGATTTCTGATCTCTCCCTGCCAGATACCGTCGGGCATATTGCCGGGCTTGATATCAACCTCCTGCCAATCATAATGTCCGCCACAATGATGCTACAGCAAAAATTGATGACGCCTGCGGCCAACGCAAATCCCCAGATGAAGAACATGCCCTATATCATGACGGCAGTATTCTTCTTTATGTTCTACACCTTCCCATCGGGATTGAACCTGTATTACACGCTGTTCAACATCATGTCCATCATTCAGCAGAAATTTTTTACCCCAATGCAGGCACTTCCTGCTTCAGTTACTGCGCCAACTCAAACAGCACGACCAAAAAAGAAACGCAAGAAGTAAGGTGAAGGATCTTTTGTGCCCACCTTTGTTGAGGATACCATTGTCGCAATTTCCACGCCGCCTGGCATTGGCGGCCTGGCGGTTGTCCGTATTTCCGGACCCCTCGCCCTGGAAACAATCAATCAGTATTTTACCAGCCCACACAAACTAAAGCCCCGTTACGCCACCTTCGGCAAATTGAAACACCCCTCTCTCAGCGAGGGCGATTTTGACGATTGCGTCGTCACTTATTTTAAGGGACCGCGCTCTGTAACCGGAGAAGATCTAGTTGAGATTTCCATTCATGGTGGTGCATATTTGCAACAAAAACTGCTGGAAGTGCTGCTTCGTGCACCGGGCTTAAGGGCTGCAAGTGCCGGAGAGTTCACCTTTCGGTCCTTTTTAAGCGGTCGAATTGATCTTTCTCGTGCAGAAGCTGTGGCTGACCTCATCCATGCAAAGGATGAAGCGGCTCACAAAAACGCCAGAAACCAACTGGTGGGAAAGCTTCGGATTCTCGTTGACACCATGTCAGAAAAATTGATACACAGCCTTACCATTCTTGAGGCTGAGCTGGATTTTTCTGATCAGGAGATTGAGTTTACTCCACCCCTGGCCCTGATCGGCCCGCTGACTGAAATTCTCGAGACCACAGAAGCCTTGCTCGAAACCTATTTCTACGGGCGTAGATTAGAAGATGGAATTCGAATTCCCCTGGTGGGCGCTCCCAACAGTGGCAAGTCATCCCTTTTTAACCTCCTGCTTGGTGAGGACCGGGCCATTGTCACACCCCAGGC
Protein-coding sequences here:
- the mnmE gene encoding tRNA uridine-5-carboxymethylaminomethyl(34) synthesis GTPase MnmE; this encodes MPTFVEDTIVAISTPPGIGGLAVVRISGPLALETINQYFTSPHKLKPRYATFGKLKHPSLSEGDFDDCVVTYFKGPRSVTGEDLVEISIHGGAYLQQKLLEVLLRAPGLRAASAGEFTFRSFLSGRIDLSRAEAVADLIHAKDEAAHKNARNQLVGKLRILVDTMSEKLIHSLTILEAELDFSDQEIEFTPPLALIGPLTEILETTEALLETYFYGRRLEDGIRIPLVGAPNSGKSSLFNLLLGEDRAIVTPQAGTTRDTIEKTIVIAGHSIVLVDTAGLHETESEAELSGVDRSLDEIDSADLVILVFAPDTSTAIPDDRIHTPQITVFNKLDLVSEPPKNMDVCLSCTTGTGLDTLKKAIYQHVINMVNLGVGGVVLNSERHRDVFIRFKDQVATSIASIENELGPEYIASDLRLALDILGEITGKTTPDDILNQIFSGFCVGK
- the yidC gene encoding membrane protein insertase YidC, which translates into the protein MSEQNRTLVAIALMGLILMVFFSDWYQERVAPGSTAPQKPHIESSFAGESDTTKQAEPIDTPIVLASPSLLDTMVTANLKETMIVVTTPLYEMHFSNRGGGTLEKAYLNDYLKKDGSRVQLISDLAEGVLANQFIGYDVEDFDTQDLLSICSLGEGYEFDFSVYDVPASFSFELPLGLGAKVVRTFTFYPDSFHFDLSQELINFDQVNAGRYFATSWSGGVAPTEKNRKDDLYYSEMFALIGDDSSPSDYSADEDRESEVQTALTTWVGTRSKYFTAILIPERPVSEFKMTRYQTAGGNESSEKIYDFDVRDSFDRRTAVSHSNYRVYVGPLDFDILRGYHLSLGGMMNWGWFGLIGKGALWVFKSLYKVIPNYGIVLIIFSILVKLLLAPLTKKQFSSTQSMQQAQPQITALKEKYKDDPKRLNEETMKLYKELGVNPLGGCLPLVIQMPILIAMFNLFRTTIELRGAAFYGLEFWISDLSLPDTVGHIAGLDINLLPIIMSATMMLQQKLMTPAANANPQMKNMPYIMTAVFFFMFYTFPSGLNLYYTLFNIMSIIQQKFFTPMQALPASVTAPTQTARPKKKRKK